In Lolium rigidum isolate FL_2022 chromosome 7, APGP_CSIRO_Lrig_0.1, whole genome shotgun sequence, the DNA window TAATATTGTTATTGGTTGTTTGTTCTGCACTACCCTTCTCAGCAATGGAGAAATTATCATCTCAAATCTATTCAGTGTCAGTTGCCTGTAGATACATTTGAAACCCTGTATGCACTCAACCATTTAGTATCACTTTATGCCATGTATGTAAAAGAAGCAAATTTACTCTTACAGGGATATCAAAGGAGCAAATCTGCTAGTTGATATTAATGGTGTAGTGAAATTGGCCGACTTTGGAATGGCCAAGCATGTAAGTATATCCTTGCATAGCTTATTAGCAGTTTTCACGTTTAGTATGCTGTGCCTATTCATTTTAATATTTGAAGGTGCATTGGCAAAGCATTAGTTGAACACCAGCCGAATCAATCATCAACTATTTATCCAAACCTATCTATCATTACGATAATGGGGAAGTTGTTGGATGTACTCAACAAGTAACTAAGTGCACATCTCTTGTCTGCTGTATGTTATTGATTATTGATGTCCCATATAATTGTGTTTGCCATTTGTAGCATTTTGTATGACAATTTTGGTGGTGCTACTAATTGATTATTTTTAGAAACTGACAACAACATTGCCTTTTCATCAAACTCAATAATTGCAAATGTATGGACTTGTTTTTTAGTCGAACAAGTCAAAATAGAAATTCTATTACTAGTTGAATCATGTTTGATACTTGCAGAATAATTTGGTTACAACTTTCTTTTTTCATGCTATTGTAGCATCCAGAATAACTTTTTAAGAGAAGGGCCAATCTACAACTTTTGAAATCTTGCTCAGATAGGGCTACTTATATAATAATTGTAAACATTTCCTATGTATCCTCTCGTTTATGTACAGTTGACAGTACTCTGTTTTTACCAGTTAAGTACTGCAGCCCCTAATCTTTCATTGAAGGGAACACCATACTGGATGGCCCCAGAGGTAAtcatatctatttcttttatatatgtactccctctgattcatattaattgtcgttaatatggatgtatctagaattaaaatatgtctagatacatccatattatagtcaattaatatggaccggagggagtagtgatTTTCTTTAACTTTGTACTGCCGTGGCTCGTCATGCTCGCTTTACCTTTTTTGGATTACATACATCCAAAGCATGTGCATTATTACAACTTACATGGGCCAGTACAGCTCCAAACTCGGTTTATGAATTGTTCTTTGTTTGATGGAATCAATTGTTATTTCTTCGTGTGAAATCAGTTAAAAAGACAACATTGTACTTTTTGACATATCAACCTCACCACTGGGAAGATGGTTCCCctcacaaaagaaaaaaaaaagagagaaagatgTAGGCAACCATATGGTCGTTTAGTACGACAGATATATGACCTGAAAAGTTGAAACAACAGCAACATCACTAAATTTCTCTAGTGCAAGAGGCAGCTTATTAGGTTCATCGCAGAAATTAAATTGCTATGTTACAGAAAAGTCTGATAAAGTATTGTATTCAAGTTAATTAACATTGCGGAAATTTAGTTTGTGCTTGCTGAATTTTGATTTGTTTCTTCTTGTACAGATGGTTCAGGCTACTCTATCTAAAGATGTAGGCTATGATCTTGCTGTTGATATCTGGAGTCTTGGTTGCACCATCATTGAGATGTTCGATGGGAAACCTCCTTGGAGTGATCTTGAAGGGGTAATAACTTGGGGCGTTTAGCTTTACAGTAAGCTTACTAACATGCATTTCACGACTTTGCCTAGTGTGCATAAAACCATTTTCTTTAGCGAGGGAGATAGAATTATATAAAGTGGAGTACTTCACCCAAACGAAAATGTCGGGTGGGAAGTATAGTATTTCAGTGCTAGTGACTAGTCTCATGTACATGCTCATTATTTCTTTACATGACTTCTCACTGaatttgaaaaatgccatgcaaaTAATGCCCGGCATTCTCAGAGAAAAGGTCTATGTTACTCAAATTGATATTATTGAGAGCTTGAAGCTTTCCTTCTCATACTCCCATCACATGTCAGGGCTGGAACAGGAAAGTTGGGCTAGAGGGCCTGAATATGCTGTCATAGTAGATCAAATAGATTGTTACAGAAGTTAACATAAGAAATGTTATTAGCTATCACTAGTAACTTGTTGATTTGGGTATCAACATTTTTTTCCTAGAATACTGGGTATTAACATTATGGTTTTATAATCTAAGAAACCTTTTCTGTACTGCAGCCAGCTGCAATGTTTAAGGTTTTGCATAAAGACCCACCAATTCCTGAGAATTTATCCCAAGAGGGAAAAGGTTTTCTGCAATTGTGTTTCAAGAGGAATCCTGCGGAGAGGCCAACCGCAACCGAGCTGTTGGACCATCCATTTATCCGGAATTCAAGTCATTACAGCAAACATGGTTCCATACATGCCTTTGCGGGAATTAAAGTCCATGTAAGTCTCTCTTGCCACATGGCATCTTGATACACACCCCCTGTAAAAGGTCGGAAATGATTCTGAGATTGGCATGCATATAACCTCTCTGTTGTATGCCAGGATAACGGATACGGCTTCAGAGACAAACCATCCTCGAGGAGTGAACCATATGTGAAAGGAAAGAACACTGTTGGGTGAGTAGCTTCCTTTTATTTACCAGTATCTTCAAAATAAGTTTTTCTTATTCCATTTTGATTTGCTAGATCCTAATATGCTTTCTTTTTTTCATTTGACAGTGAACCAAACAATGCTAGGCCATTTGAATCATCCACTTTTCGACTGACGCCACTAACAATCCAGGAAGTAACACCTAATTTTCCACCTCAACCATTAGCTTTAGCCTCCAATCATGGTTCTTTCGCCATCTCAACGAACCCCATGCATTTTCCGATGGCAAACCCTCAGCCTAGTCCACTGCCAAGGCCCAATGGAAAGCAGGTTCTGCTCTAAACACATAGAGTGCTGGGTGCAGTGAGTAATGCCGCTTATATCTGGGATCTTGTTCAGGGGTACAGCTCCTTTGGGTAGTATCAAATGAAGACATGATTAACACATAATAGAGAAAGAATAAGAAGACGAGAGAAGGAAATGAAACCTGGCTCTGCTAGGATTGTACCTTATAAGGATAAGCTGTACTGCATCTCTGAGGATCCCTTCTTGCAACAACAGTCATCAATATTTTGCAGCCGCCATCTTAACTTTTAAGAATAGAGCAGCGGTTGCACTTGCACCATATGATTGCCCACAGTTTATTGGGTTCTTGTAAAATAGCGACGACTAGATGTTCATTGAACTGTGAAGACTCAGAGTATGATGACAACTGAATGCTGCTGAAGGAGTGAGATCCATGACAGCATGGGTGCTCTATCTTCCAGGGAAATATTGCTGGCATTTATCATGTAACATAGAATTAGGTTAGATGTAGATAAAGTTGAaagttcccattctctctccaacCAGTAGGGAATCAGGTGTAGTTCTTGATGTTGCCATGTAATAATCTTTTTGTTGTGTCATTGATTGTTTATTTGGCCACAAATAACAGCACCTCAATGGGTTGTATGGAAccgggttttttttttctgttcagAAAGGTTGATTCGAGCTCCTGTAACATaggcatattgtaaacattattccTTTAATTCTATTGGAGGTAAATTGCCATATCACATATTGCAGTATCATAGATCAAGCTAGAAGCCCTAACCATAAGATAAAGAAGAGAGTAGCCCAACATACATACCCTGTACAGGTAACCTGCGCATGAGTATGTATTGTCTGGAGAAGACGGCGAGACAAACTTTACCAACACTTGAACATAATTGCAGGGTCATTGCAGTGAACTATCCAAAACAGTTCATCATCACTCTTCAACATGCCAACGTTTGGATCTTGCACACATATAGCTTGTGAACAACGTTTAAACCTCCTTATGTAAAACATAACACGGAATAAGTAAATCGTGATGGATGACATGGTATCATTTCAGAAGGATCTGCTAGACTTTTGATGTTTGCACAGGGTACAGCTGAATACCAAAAGCCACGAAATACCAAAAGTGCAAACAGCAAGCCCACACCTTAGTCTTCTGGAACATACAAGACTTTCTTATAGAAGTCATGGTACACGTAAAATTTTAGACATATGTCTGGCTTGGAGAAGCCTAGTATCCTCTGGCAGAACTCTTTGGCCATGCTTTCGGTGATTAAGAGATGGAAACTTATTGTCATTGTTGTTAGTGCTGTTGCCCAACTGAATAATCGTTTGACAAGAGCAAAATCATGTTCAGTTCCTTTCAAGTAACTGATTTCTACTTCTTGAAGGCGATTCAGCACAAGTTCCTCGGTTTTCCAGTTTGGTGGATGATCACAGAGGCAACCTGATGCACATGCAGGTTCTGCCTGAAATGGGGGGACACATCAACTTAGTAAGTATAACTGCAACAGCTCGACCACATAGACATGAGAGGAAACTGGAAGATCTATGACTGTCTTATTACTTACTTTTTGCGAAGACTACCTTATTACTTATAGATATGTCATTAACAAAATTTACAATAGAGCACCACCTAGAAATTATCTTAAGGCCAACCTATGCAACAAAATGTGCTTATTCTCTGCAAAGTGAAAGTGTATAAAATTTACTCAGATACAGTGCTACCAACAGCCCATATTCAAGAAGATTTCTGATCGACCTTAGGCTTGGTTGGTTACTGATGGAACATTTAGAAAAGCTCATGCCATAAGCATAATACTACTATATCCTAAATCCTAACTGTGTTATCAAGATTGAGCCTGCCATGTACAGCATAATTAGGCTAATTTCCCATCCACTGCCATATATTTCCAACATACTGATAATATTCCAAAGTGAAATCTACTACAGACGCAAGTAGAATGCCACTTTTATCAATCCAGAAGAACAAAATGTTATAATCACGAGAGGCATAAACCATATAGTTGCCACATAGGAGTATAAGCTTGGGATCAAAGTACTGGTATCAAACCAACACCTAGAGTACGGCAACTATCAGATAATGCCCCAGGGTGGCAAGAAATGCATGTTGTTTTAAGTGGCACCACTGGTAACTAAAGCAATAGTAAACAAATTAAGGATAGCCTTACCTCCAAGTCCGGAGAAGAACTAAATATTAGCATCAGCTTTCTTATACTAGTGCACGTCATGAGAACGTGGAAAGAGCTGGCTCCAAAGGAATGTCCCTTTGCAGTAATAAGCAGGGTCAAGAATGTAACGTAAGGGAGCCTTGCCATGTCTTCCATCAAGTAGTGATGCTCACCTAAGTCCTCCTGTAGGTTCATGCAAAGTAAAAGTTACAGGTTATGTAACTTCGAAATGGACACATGCATCTCATTTTCCACAAAGCTATTACCATAATTAACAAGTTCACTTCAGATTTCTGTTATAGGATCAGTGGCATACTCCCTGCGTCCATAAAAATATTTATTTGCctaaattttgatgtatctatgcactaaatagtgtctacctTCATCGAAATTTTGATAAAGTTAAGACaaccttttatggacagaggtctcAAGCTAACTAAATTTTAGAGTATGGCTTTATAGTCCGTGAGATGCTGCTAGTGCAGTAGCACCGGTGGACAGATTTTATGTCATTTCctcaaataaagaaaaaaatctAAGCAAGCAAGAATTGTGCCTGGCTATTCTCAAATGGCACAATTATCTTAGACTCCTATCCAAAATAGCACATTCTTTAACCTGAACTCCATATATCTCAAATGGCACCATCATCTTGATGATGTACATGCCACACATACTAGACTACAACCCAAAATGGCACATTATTTAACCTGAACTCCATATCTCAAATGGCACATTCCTTAAGTTAACTTGAAATACACGTGTATTTACCTCGATATCTTCTGGCATATAGGCCAGCTCGAGAGTAAGAGTGCTGACATCCTGAAAGTGGCGCAACAGCCTGACGCAGTCGCGATTGTGTTCATAGCCATCTTCTTCATCTACAAGGAAAAAGGTGGCGCCCAGCAATTCCAGCTGCGCCATCTCGCCAAACTGGACAGAGCTTGGATGATAAGCATCCCTCCAGTGGAGTGACACCAGTTGAGGTGCTGCGATGTCGGCAACAGGTTGACTCGGATCTGAATCATGAGCAAAGCAGTATAACACAGTTAACTTTTTGAGTGCTGGTGCCACGATAGTCAGCTGCTGCAATCCACACGATTTCTCCAGCCTTATTTTCAGGAGAGACTCCGAGTGGATGGCAAAATTTCCCAGACCCTCGGCATTGACCACATTGAGTCTTTGCAAGGATGGACACCGTGGCGAGGAGACGGCTTCACCGATCCCGCAAGGACCATGTAGGTGGAGTTTCTCCAGGGATAAATCGGTGAGCCTGGCGAATACGCCAGAAGGCGGCAGGGTGAGGCTAAGAAACCCTAGACGGAGCTTCATCTCGGTGGCTCTCTCGAAGCAGGGCAGCTCAAAGGCACCTCTTCCGTCTTCCCCCGCATCGCCCACAATGATGACATCGAGAAGGCCGGTGAGGCGGCGGGCTGCGATGGGGAGCCAGGCCGCCAGGGAGTCGAGGGAGGCGTGCGAGCTGAAGACGAGGAAAGTGAGTTTCCGGAGCGTCGGCGCTTCGTCGTCTGACATCGCTTCGAGAGCGGCGAGGGCGCCGCGCAGACTGTCTCGGTTGGCGTCGTCAAGGACGAAGAAGAGGTCCGGGAGGAGGGTCCAGAGGCGGCGCCAGCGGCGGGAAAGGACGCTGGTGCGAGCAGCGGTGGTGGTTCTGCCGGGAACGCAAAGGAtgtggagaaggacgtcgtcgggTAGGGCGCTGAGGCAGTCCTcgctgccaccgccgccggcggATAACTCAGCGTGCTCCGCGGCCGTCTCCCCCTCGAGGTGCTCCATCTAGGGTGCAGAGACGGGCCGCGACCGGAAGCGGGGGAACTGCGTCTGCTGCGGGAGAGCGGCCGATGAGCAGCGGAGAAGCGGCAGCGGAtgcggaggagcggcggcggattGAGGAACTTGTCCTCGCTGCTGCGAGTGGAGATGTGCCGGCCCTGGTGCGAGCGACAACAAGGGTGAGGGGCGGGGGAGGCGGCGGATCGAGGAAGGCGCCGGCCGTGCTCTAAGCGGCAACAGCGGTGAGGGAGCAGCGTcggcggagcggcggcgttggagcagcggcggcggcgatgaacCCTAGCAGTGCGGCAGTTCTCAGGTGGAGTGGAGTGGCAACAGTAAAATGTACCGAACGAATTCCACCAGTTTCTGCACAAAATTGCGAGACCAAAAATGCTACTCCACCTGAAAACACTCaaatgccctaagagcatctccactcgtcccccgacgaggcccccggcgagcgttttttccatccggacggcgtaattcggtccagtcgcgccccccggttcctcgttttcgtccggatttgggcctaaattcatccggcgatcccacgccacccccggccccccggggagctctcggggactccggacgaaacgaaagcggggaagggcccgatctgtcggtgactcgacgcacgaaccccaccgccacgtcgctcaaaatctcccccacccctcgtatctctctcgccgccggcaccaccccgccggcttgttgcccgaattccgccgcccctcctgcCCCGCCTCGCCTATATTCCGCCAtgtttggacgacggcctatctagGCCGCTCTTCCGCCGGCCCGTTTTCGGCTCGCTTGCTCGTcgtgctcgcggctcgggttgcctcgaccacgcccgtcgggtgttcgtccatttgcctcgccggccatggactcggacgaagaggaggagcggatgttcgtcgagcttatgcaagaagagatggcgacggccgcccaagacgacgagcacatgatgatccttggttgcttggcaagcatgtacgccggactggcaactcgccggcgtggtgggtcggcacgaggtcgccggaagtgcaagccgagacagcgaattgagggctactgcatgttgtacgccgactacttcgccgacaatccattgcacggtgagagtgttttccggcgtcgtttcaggatgagcagaaagctatttacgcaaattgtgtatgccatccgccggtttgatccctacttcggatgcaaggcggattgcacttggtttggttggattttcgtcactcgcGAAGTGcaaagtggctatgaggatgtcggcgtatggagctcccggtgatactgcgagatgactatcttcggatggtggagtccaccgcccttgattgtttctaccggttctgcaggggccgtcatagcaggtgttcggggactattacttgagatcacccaccgtcgaagacactcggaggatccttgcaacaaatgaagctagaggttttccggggatgcttggaagcattgatcgcatgcattggcaatggaagaagccgtccgtttgcgtggcggggaatgtacaagggtcacaaaaaaggctgccttgtgatacttgaagcgagtggctacccatgatctctcggatttggcactctttctttggtatgcccggatccaacaatgacatcaacgtcctaaagctgctcccggtcttttccaagcttgttgagggtcatgctccccggtggactatgtgatcaatggtcggcactacaacaaaggatactaccttgcggacggtatctatccaaagtgggcaacatttgtgaagactatctccaaccactggcacccccaaactttgcgagtttgtcaagaaacaagaagcttgccgaaaagacgtcgagcgagcatttggtgtcctccgacgagagatttgtcgtcgtccggttccccgctatgacttggtccaaagatcgagatgtgggaggtgatgaactgttgtgtgtgcctacacaacatgattattgaagatgagcgaaagcatccggttcctccggctgagcaagaagcaccatatgagagagagggtcctcttgcacggcctaatcaccgagtgcctccatcatgggccgccttcattgctatgcgccgggagattcgagactctacaatgcaccagctcGCTGCAAGATGAtgcggtggagcacatatggaggctccgaggcaacgccaacgccgacgccaactagtctgtcttaatttgtttgaaaaattgtgtgcttcatttgtttcagcacttgttaaacattgtacggattatcgccgaatttgtttcagcaattttcgtactcttgtttgccgaacttgttaaattttatgttgaatttgtttgaaatatgtcaaatggtcgaggttgggggtttctgcacggaggacggctggaacttcggcgctccccacgccaaatcttcatccaatccggacgaaaatttcgccggatttgggcgtggggagcgccaacgagtggggatgctctaaggctggtgccaatgcaccacaCTACTATAGcctgccacgtcagcttttttcctcactctcatCCCACTTTTACTCCACAGTGCCACTGCacaggctatagtgccagctctcacttctctcttctctacatcaccatttcttttttagattaagttatttcactcgattttttgtaaacattcaaaataatgcaagaaaattattttattcaactaaaaatgttaccgattacataataattaataaaattgcataataaattttaaaaattacataataaataaaaattctactcctcttcctcttcctcttcttcctgctgctcctcctcgtcgtcatcatcttccaGACCAAGCTCTTTTTCCACCATCTTGATGGCCTTCGCATTTTTACGCTTTTCTGCTTCGTTCATGTCGTCGGTTGAtcggtctttcattttgttccattgcttgaatagcttagccttcactaaacccttcatcatgttcctcatcgcgaaggatttacttcctaCCTCACAGTTTGACGAGgtttccttccccttcctcctacCCTTACGTGCCGCGGCCTTGGCCCTATCGCGGCCCGTTGGACGCTCCTCCTCCGTAGTCGCGTCGCCAGAGCTGTACTCACCAGAAACTCCCAGACGGCTTCTCTTCGATGTGGAATcggttccactaccaggaccatgttgtcctttccacttcgcttcattgCGAACAGCTTCCCACCAGTGGTGCCGTCTGAACGGCTGAGTCACTCTTTTGTCATTCgcgtacctctccattgccgccCTCATGACCATTCCATCGTCTGCTCCACTCTGACGTAACGATTCTTCTTGGATGTGGTATGCAttgaacagggacacctccttgttgtaggAGTTCCGATGATCCTTCAGTTTCTTGGAGGTCCGACGACGGGCAGGCTCGGAGGTAGAGTTGAAGGTTTCAGCTATCTGACCCCAAAAACTAGTGTcggtcttgcaattaccggcGACAGAGTTCTTGGAGTTAAAAATCCAAGCATGAACCTACACCGAAATAGATATTGTAAGTGAAAAATCCAAGCAAGAACCAACCCCgaaataaatatgtgatgggtAAGTAAAGTACCAGTTTTTCCTCTTCCGCAGCTATCCAGTCAAGCCTCTTTGCACGCGGTGGTACGATTGTTTCCCCGGCATTGGACTCGGAGCTTGGAGCACTGGCTTCAGGAGGTGGTGGAGGGTATGGACCATATGGCGCGTATGGATACGGAGGTGGAGGGTATGAACCGTACGAAGGTGGTGGGTAAGGAGGTACAGTGCCACTCCCGCTACCTGTAGGTGGAGCATGTGGAGGTTGTTgggggtatggatacggaggcggagggtatgaaccatatggcgccggaggtggagcgtatggcCCATATGGCCCCGGAGCTGGTGTGCCGGAGGAGTATAAAACTCGAGGAAGCGGCGAAGAACCGACATTGGTGCGACtttatagggggtggggatgaaattttagggtttttttgaaccagcaacggctaccccaacggctagctgacgtggacgaatcagatcgcgccacgtcagctagccgttacaccctctcgcccgcctctcgcccgcaTCTCGCCCGCATCTCGCCCGCCAGTCGCCTCtctctcgcccgcctctcgccaccctctcgcccccagcgctctcgccccgccccgccaacgctgccgccccactctcgcccgcctctcgcctccctctcgcccccagcgcgggcggTAGCTGGGTGGTAGCGGGTGataccgccgggcgcccgcgccaccgccccgCGCTCTCGTCTCGCCCCGTCGCGGGCGGTATCGCCTCCActaccgcccgcgttggcaccagcctaacgtAAACACAACTTTCACGGTACAACACTTGTGTTCGCCACCCCGCAGAATCGATACTGTAAAAAAAATCCTCCGTTTGTGATATGAATATGCATGTACAgtactatatccgaaacaaactcTAATTAACACATTTCAAcatggaaactgctgggcgtcccccggggatctgattccccagcccccgggtcctcagccgtcggatcaaacattttgacggttagatttgcatgtagcaaaaaacatctccggcagcaaaaaatcacccccggcagcaaatgactgaagcaaaaaaaggttcgttcagaaaagaaaataaaaaggctggACTCGctagagacctcgccggagaccacgtagcaaacatattacgcagatgtagcaaaaccgcaaataaattgtagcaattTTTTTTATTCATATGTTGCAAATCCTCTAAAACATCAACGGCCTGCAGCCGGCAGCAACACCGTCCGAGGTTGTAGCAACTCCGTCCGTCAAGGACAGCAACGCCACAAGCTGCTAGTAGCAACGCCCTATGCCTATGGTAGGAAAAATCCACCCTCCGCGGGAAAATCGTAGCAAACCCAACCTCGTCGGAAAAATCGTAGCATAATTTTGTACCAAAAGTAGCAAAAGAGTTTTAataattgtagcaaaaaaatataTTATTGTAGCATCGTGACTTGGTAGCACTTTGAGGTTGCAAAAAAAAGCAAAAGTATATATCTATGTAGCTGGCGGAACAAAATCCCGAAGCCTCTGCATGTAGCAACGCCGCAGGGCCTAAGGCAGCAAAACTTCTGACGAAGCAAGGAGCGTGAGATCGAGGCGGCCATGACAACGATGGGCGGAGAAACTCATGGCGAGGTTGCCGCACTTGAGGAAGAGACGAGGTCTGGGCGGCAGGCCGGTCGTGGTACTACTGGAACGGCACCCCCACCAaggaccgccgccgccctcctcctaggCAGCAGCAGCCGACACCACTGTATCCGCGGAAGCGACTGCAGCCACAACAAGAGAAGGCCACACGACTTTCGCTGCCACCCCTCACGCCG includes these proteins:
- the LOC124676849 gene encoding putative F-box/FBD/LRR-repeat protein At4g03220 yields the protein MEHLEGETAAEHAELSAGGGGSEDCLSALPDDVLLHILCVPGRTTTAARTSVLSRRWRRLWTLLPDLFFVLDDANRDSLRGALAALEAMSDDEAPTLRKLTFLVFSSHASLDSLAAWLPIAARRLTGLLDVIIVGDAGEDGRGAFELPCFERATEMKLRLGFLSLTLPPSGVFARLTDLSLEKLHLHGPCGIGEAVSSPRCPSLQRLNVVNAEGLGNFAIHSESLLKIRLEKSCGLQQLTIVAPALKKLTVLYCFAHDSDPSQPVADIAAPQLVSLHWRDAYHPSSVQFGEMAQLELLGATFFLVDEEDGYEHNRDCVRLLRHFQDVSTLTLELAYMPEDIEEDLGEHHYLMEDMARLPYVTFLTLLITAKGHSFGASSFHVLMTCTSIRKLMLIFSSSPDLEAEPACASGCLCDHPPNWKTEELVLNRLQEVEISYLKGTEHDFALVKRLFSWATALTTMTISFHLLITESMAKEFCQRILGFSKPDICLKFYVYHDFYKKVLYVPED